From the genome of Pseudomonas sp. gcc21, one region includes:
- the livG gene encoding high-affinity branched-chain amino acid ABC transporter ATP-binding protein LivG — protein sequence MQPLLEVSSLTMRFGGLLAVDGVELKIMPQQIVSMIGPNGAGKTTVFNCLTGFYKPSAGRILFNGDDIQGLPGFKVARRGMVRTFQHVRLFKEMSVVENLLVAQHHNMNTNMLAGLFKTPAFRRSEKEAMERAAYWLERVNLLEFANRKANTLAYGQQRRLEIARCMVTQPALLMLDEPAAGLNPRETEELKELIAELRNTHNLTILLIEHDMKLVMSISDRIVVINQGCPLAEGTPEEIRQNPDVIKAYLGET from the coding sequence ATCCAGCCTTTGCTTGAGGTATCCAGCCTGACCATGCGCTTCGGCGGTTTGCTTGCGGTGGACGGTGTGGAACTGAAAATCATGCCGCAACAGATCGTCTCGATGATCGGCCCCAACGGTGCCGGTAAGACGACTGTATTCAACTGTCTGACCGGCTTCTACAAGCCCAGCGCCGGACGCATCCTGTTCAACGGGGACGATATTCAGGGGTTGCCTGGCTTCAAGGTAGCGCGCAGGGGCATGGTGCGGACCTTCCAGCACGTGCGGCTGTTCAAGGAAATGTCGGTGGTGGAAAACCTGCTGGTTGCCCAACACCACAACATGAATACCAACATGCTCGCCGGCTTGTTCAAGACGCCGGCTTTTCGCCGCAGCGAGAAGGAGGCCATGGAGCGCGCGGCCTACTGGCTCGAGCGTGTAAACCTGCTCGAGTTCGCCAACCGCAAGGCCAATACGCTCGCCTATGGCCAGCAAAGACGGCTGGAAATAGCGCGCTGCATGGTCACCCAACCCGCGCTCCTGATGCTGGACGAGCCCGCCGCCGGACTCAATCCCCGCGAGACAGAGGAACTAAAAGAGCTGATTGCCGAGCTGCGCAACACGCACAATTTGACCATTCTCTTGATCGAACACGACATGAAGCTGGTCATGAGCATTTCCGATCGCATCGTGGTGATCAATCAGGGCTGCCCGCTCGCGGAAGGCACACCCGAGGAAATCCGGCAGAACCCGGATGTGATCAAGGCCTATCTGGGCGAGACCTGA
- a CDS encoding OmpA family protein has product MKTIKVVAVFTLSLALAACASKAPEPVQVSKPWAEPRVEHLTKVAESQGYEIEREGEQIRLIIPVDGNFHPKRTLLLPSGLVPLSKIAQAIRDDEETLFSVIGHSDNAGEDTLNEQQSLERAQAVANVLMLGGVSRKRMQLSSMGEEEPRADNSTETGRHKNRRVEIVMTPVATNMAMAD; this is encoded by the coding sequence ATGAAAACCATAAAAGTAGTTGCCGTTTTCACCCTTAGTCTTGCTCTGGCGGCCTGCGCTTCAAAGGCTCCGGAACCTGTTCAGGTTTCCAAGCCGTGGGCTGAACCGCGCGTCGAACATCTGACCAAAGTCGCCGAGTCCCAGGGCTACGAAATTGAACGCGAGGGTGAACAGATTCGCCTGATCATTCCGGTAGACGGCAACTTCCACCCCAAGCGCACCCTGCTGCTGCCCTCCGGCCTGGTTCCTTTGAGCAAGATCGCCCAGGCTATCCGCGACGACGAAGAAACCCTTTTCTCGGTAATCGGCCATAGCGACAACGCAGGCGAAGACACCCTGAACGAACAGCAAAGCCTCGAACGCGCCCAGGCCGTAGCCAATGTCCTCATGTTAGGTGGTGTCAGCCGTAAGCGCATGCAATTAAGCAGCATGGGGGAAGAAGAACCCCGGGCAGACAATAGCACCGAGACCGGTCGTCATAAAAACCGTCGTGTAGAAATCGTAATGACCCCAGTCGCCACAAACATGGCGATGGCCGACTAA
- a CDS encoding Na+/H+ antiporter NhaC family protein, with amino-acid sequence MKERPQPRAIALLPLLLFLLIFLGSGTYYSLIGTEFAFYQIKAPVAILPAIVLAILLAREGLNRSLDTFIAGIGNSNIITMVLVFFLAGAFATVTDAIGGVTATVNMGLSFIPPAFVLPGLFLIAAFISTAMGTSMGTIGAVAPVALGFAEATGISVPAAMGAVIGGAMAGDNLSIISDTTIAATRTQGVAMRDKFKLNLLIALPAAALTLILLFILGDTATAPALADYQFMLVLPYLAVLVLALSGLNVFAVLMVGIVLSGFTGMFLGEDYSVASWGNDIYSGFEGMLEIAVLSMFIGGLSAVMKREGGLAWLRQSIQNITAKLGQAGRRNGEAAIAALVSLANLFVANNTVAIIVSGSVARDLAGHYNVDRRRSASLLDIFSCVVQGLIPYGAQILLAGSLAGVSPLILAGQVHYCWLLGAVAIVAIIAGFPRPRGEVVEEAGEIG; translated from the coding sequence ATGAAAGAACGGCCTCAGCCCCGCGCCATCGCCCTGCTCCCGCTACTGCTATTTCTCCTGATATTTCTCGGTAGCGGGACCTATTACTCGCTGATCGGGACAGAGTTCGCGTTCTATCAAATCAAGGCACCGGTCGCGATACTCCCAGCCATCGTCCTGGCCATCCTGCTCGCACGGGAGGGGCTTAATCGAAGCCTGGATACCTTCATTGCCGGCATCGGCAACAGCAATATCATCACCATGGTGCTGGTATTCTTTCTCGCCGGGGCTTTCGCCACGGTTACCGATGCCATTGGCGGGGTAACGGCGACGGTCAACATGGGACTGAGTTTCATACCGCCTGCTTTTGTGCTGCCAGGCCTGTTCCTGATTGCTGCATTCATCTCGACTGCCATGGGTACCTCCATGGGTACCATCGGCGCGGTTGCACCTGTTGCACTTGGCTTTGCCGAAGCCACCGGCATCTCGGTTCCGGCAGCCATGGGCGCAGTGATTGGCGGCGCGATGGCCGGTGACAATCTTTCGATCATCTCCGATACCACCATCGCGGCCACTCGCACCCAGGGCGTTGCCATGCGCGACAAGTTCAAGCTGAACCTGCTGATTGCCCTGCCCGCTGCAGCCCTGACGTTGATCCTGTTGTTCATCCTCGGAGATACCGCCACCGCGCCTGCACTGGCCGATTATCAGTTTATGCTCGTGCTGCCCTATCTCGCCGTACTGGTGCTGGCGCTGAGCGGACTGAACGTATTCGCCGTGTTGATGGTAGGGATCGTGCTATCGGGATTTACCGGCATGTTCCTTGGAGAAGATTACTCGGTAGCCAGTTGGGGGAATGATATTTACAGCGGCTTCGAAGGCATGCTCGAAATCGCCGTGCTCTCCATGTTCATTGGCGGGTTATCAGCGGTAATGAAACGCGAAGGCGGTTTGGCCTGGCTACGACAGAGCATTCAAAACATCACCGCAAAACTGGGCCAAGCCGGACGTCGCAATGGTGAAGCCGCCATCGCCGCGCTGGTGAGTCTGGCCAACCTGTTCGTTGCTAATAACACCGTAGCAATCATCGTCAGCGGCAGCGTCGCCCGCGACCTGGCGGGCCACTACAACGTAGATCGCCGCCGCAGCGCCAGTTTGCTGGATATATTTTCCTGCGTAGTCCAGGGTCTTATCCCCTACGGCGCCCAAATCCTCCTGGCAGGCTCGCTAGCCGGCGTATCGCCGTTGATACTGGCCGGCCAGGTGCACTATTGCTGGTTGCTGGGAGCGGTTGCCATCGTTGCAATTATTGCTGGGTTTCCACGGCCTCGGGGAGAGGTTGTTGAGGAGGCGGGAGAGATTGGGTAA
- a CDS encoding ABC transporter ATP-binding protein has translation MLYFENVSTHYGKIQALHDISMQVQCGEIVTLIGANGAGKTTLLMTLCGEPRATSGSIRYEGDDLTTLTTAQIMRKDIAIVPEGRRVFSRLTVEENLTMGGYFVRGDEFDKQLDATLELFPRLKERYQQRAGTMSGGEQQMLAIGRALMSKPRLLLLDEPSLGLAPIIIQQIFEIIEQLRHNGVTIFLVEQNANQALKLADRGYVMEHGRIVLQDTGEALLADPQVRSAYLGG, from the coding sequence ATGCTGTATTTCGAGAACGTTTCGACCCACTACGGCAAGATCCAAGCATTGCATGACATCAGCATGCAGGTGCAATGCGGTGAGATCGTCACGCTGATTGGCGCGAACGGCGCGGGTAAAACGACGCTCCTGATGACGCTGTGTGGGGAGCCGCGCGCAACCAGCGGCAGCATCCGCTACGAAGGTGATGACCTGACAACGCTGACTACTGCGCAAATCATGCGCAAGGATATCGCCATCGTGCCGGAGGGCCGGCGGGTATTCTCGCGTCTCACCGTGGAAGAAAACCTGACCATGGGCGGGTACTTTGTCCGCGGCGATGAGTTCGACAAGCAACTCGATGCCACGCTGGAGCTATTTCCACGCCTCAAGGAGCGCTACCAGCAACGCGCCGGCACTATGTCTGGGGGTGAACAGCAGATGCTCGCCATCGGACGCGCCCTGATGAGCAAACCGCGGTTACTGTTGCTGGACGAGCCCTCGCTGGGGCTCGCGCCAATCATCATTCAGCAGATATTCGAGATCATCGAACAGCTGCGACACAATGGCGTGACCATCTTTCTGGTGGAGCAGAACGCCAATCAGGCGCTCAAGCTGGCAGATCGCGGCTATGTAATGGAACACGGCCGCATCGTGCTGCAGGATACCGGCGAGGCGCTACTGGCCGATCCCCAGGTGCGTAGCGCCTATCTTGGTGGTTAG